A stretch of [Clostridium] scindens DNA encodes these proteins:
- a CDS encoding co-chaperone GroES: protein MKLVPLGDRVVLKQLVAEETTKSGIVIPGQSKEKPQQAEVIAVGPGGTVDGKEVKMNVATGQKVIYSKYAGTTVEIDDEEYIIVKQDDILAIVE from the coding sequence ATGAAATTAGTACCATTGGGAGACAGAGTCGTATTAAAACAGTTAGTAGCAGAAGAGACTACAAAATCCGGAATCGTGATTCCTGGACAGTCCAAAGAGAAACCGCAGCAGGCAGAAGTAATCGCTGTTGGACCTGGTGGAACAGTTGATGGCAAGGAAGTTAAGATGAATGTCGCGACAGGCCAGAAAGTTATTTATTCTAAATATGCAGGAACAACGGTTGAGATTGATGATGAAGAGTATATCATCGTAAAACAGGATGACATCCTTGCAATCGTTGAATAA
- the guaB gene encoding IMP dehydrogenase, which translates to MGKIIGDGITFDDVLLVPGYSEVIPNQVDLSTYLTKKIKLNIPMMSAGMDTVTEHRMAIAMARQGGIGIIHKNMSIEQQAEEVDKVKRSENGVITDPFYLSPEHTLEDANNLMAKFRISGVPITEGKKLVGIITNRDLKFEEDFSKKIKESMTSEGLITAPEGITLDEAKKILAKARKEKLPIVDKDFNLKGLITIKDIEKQIKYPLSAKDGQGRLLCGAAIGITANCLDRAQELVNAKVDVVVLDSAHGHSANVLHTVDMIKSKFPDLQVIAGNVATAEAAEALIKSGADAVKVGIGPGSICTTRIIAGIGVPQITAVMNCYEAADKYGVPVIADGGIKYSGDMTKAIAAGANVCMMGSIFAGCDESPGTFELYQGRKYKVYRGMGSIAAMENGSKDRYFQTDAKKLVPEGVEGRVAYKGTVEDTVFQLMGGLRSGMGYCGAPTIEDLKQKGQFVKISSASLKESHPHDIHITKEAPNYSVDE; encoded by the coding sequence ATGGGAAAGATAATTGGAGATGGGATTACATTCGATGATGTGCTCTTAGTTCCGGGCTATTCAGAAGTGATTCCGAACCAAGTGGATTTATCAACCTACCTGACCAAGAAGATTAAGTTAAACATACCGATGATGAGCGCGGGAATGGATACGGTTACGGAACACCGTATGGCAATCGCGATGGCAAGACAGGGGGGCATCGGTATTATTCATAAGAACATGTCTATTGAGCAGCAGGCAGAAGAAGTGGACAAGGTAAAGCGTTCTGAAAATGGCGTAATCACAGATCCTTTTTACCTGTCACCGGAACATACGCTGGAGGACGCCAATAATCTGATGGCGAAGTTTCGGATATCCGGCGTTCCGATTACCGAAGGAAAGAAATTAGTTGGTATCATCACGAACCGTGATTTAAAATTCGAAGAAGACTTTTCAAAGAAGATCAAAGAATCCATGACTTCCGAAGGGCTGATCACAGCTCCGGAGGGAATCACATTGGACGAGGCCAAGAAGATTCTGGCAAAGGCAAGAAAGGAAAAACTCCCGATCGTGGATAAGGACTTTAACCTGAAGGGACTGATCACGATCAAGGATATCGAGAAGCAGATCAAGTATCCGCTGTCAGCCAAGGATGGACAGGGACGTCTGCTGTGCGGCGCGGCAATCGGCATTACGGCAAACTGCCTTGACCGGGCCCAGGAACTGGTGAACGCAAAAGTCGACGTGGTAGTTCTGGACTCCGCTCATGGCCATTCCGCAAATGTTCTGCATACGGTTGACATGATCAAGAGCAAGTTCCCGGATCTGCAGGTGATTGCAGGAAACGTGGCTACCGCAGAAGCAGCGGAAGCGCTGATTAAGTCCGGCGCTGACGCGGTCAAGGTGGGAATCGGACCGGGGTCTATCTGTACCACCCGCATTATTGCAGGAATCGGAGTTCCTCAGATTACGGCTGTCATGAACTGCTACGAGGCGGCAGACAAGTATGGGGTGCCGGTTATTGCCGATGGAGGAATCAAGTACTCCGGAGATATGACAAAGGCAATTGCGGCAGGAGCGAATGTCTGCATGATGGGAAGCATCTTTGCAGGGTGCGATGAAAGTCCCGGAACCTTTGAACTGTACCAGGGAAGGAAATATAAGGTATACCGTGGGATGGGATCCATTGCAGCGATGGAGAACGGAAGCAAGGACCGCTATTTCCAGACGGATGCGAAGAAACTGGTTCCGGAAGGCGTGGAAGGCCGTGTTGCCTATAAAGGCACGGTGGAAGATACGGTATTCCAGCTGATGGGCGGATTACGTTCTGGCATGGGATATTGCGGCGCGCCGACAATTGAGGATCTGAAGCAGAAGGGACAGTTCGTGAAGATATCTTCCGCATCCCTGAAGGAAAGCCATCCTCACGATATCCATATTACGAAGGAAGCGCCAAACTACAGCGTAGATGAGTAA
- the groL gene encoding chaperonin GroEL (60 kDa chaperone family; promotes refolding of misfolded polypeptides especially under stressful conditions; forms two stacked rings of heptamers to form a barrel-shaped 14mer; ends can be capped by GroES; misfolded proteins enter the barrel where they are refolded when GroES binds) encodes MAKEIKYGAEARSALETGVNQLADTVRVTLGPKGRNVVLDKSFGAPLITNDGVTIAKEIELEDAFENMGAQLIKEVASKTNDVAGDGTTTATVLAQAMVQEGMKNLAAGANPIILRKGMKKATDKAVEAIAKMSSKVKDKDQIAKVAAISAGDVEVGEMVADAMEKVSNDGVITIEESKTMKTELDLVEGMQFDRGYVSAYMATDMDKMEANLEDPYILITDKKISNIQDILPLLEQIVQSGARLLIIAEDIEGEALTTLIVNKLRGTFNVAAVKAPGYGDRRKEMLKDIAILTGGQVISDELGMDLKETTMDQLGRAKSVKIQKENTVIVDGMGDKKEIADRVAQIKAQIEETTSDFDKEKLQERLAKLAGGVAVIRVGAATETEMKEAKMRMEDALNATRAAVEEGIIAGGGSAYIHAAKEVAALADSLEGDEKTGANVVLKALESPLYHIAANAGLEGSVIINKVKESDPGYGFDALTENYVDMVESGILDPAKVTRSALQNATSVASTLLTTESVVANIKEETPAMPAGAGAGMGMM; translated from the coding sequence ATGGCAAAGGAAATCAAATATGGCGCTGAGGCAAGAAGCGCATTGGAAACAGGAGTTAACCAGCTGGCAGATACTGTAAGAGTAACGCTTGGACCAAAAGGACGCAATGTAGTACTGGATAAATCTTTCGGCGCGCCGCTTATCACGAACGATGGCGTAACGATCGCTAAAGAAATCGAGCTTGAGGATGCTTTTGAGAATATGGGAGCGCAGTTGATCAAGGAAGTTGCATCCAAGACCAACGACGTGGCTGGTGATGGAACAACTACAGCGACCGTGCTTGCGCAGGCAATGGTTCAGGAAGGAATGAAGAACCTGGCTGCAGGAGCAAACCCGATCATCCTTCGCAAAGGCATGAAAAAGGCAACTGACAAGGCAGTTGAGGCAATCGCCAAGATGTCCAGCAAAGTAAAGGACAAAGATCAGATCGCAAAAGTAGCGGCAATCTCCGCAGGCGATGTAGAAGTTGGAGAGATGGTAGCCGATGCAATGGAGAAAGTCTCCAATGACGGCGTAATCACGATCGAAGAATCCAAGACGATGAAGACAGAACTGGATCTGGTAGAAGGTATGCAGTTTGACCGCGGATATGTTTCCGCATACATGGCAACGGATATGGATAAGATGGAGGCAAATCTGGAAGATCCATATATCCTGATCACAGATAAGAAGATTTCCAATATCCAGGATATCCTTCCTCTGTTAGAGCAGATCGTACAGTCTGGAGCAAGGCTTCTGATCATCGCTGAGGATATCGAGGGCGAGGCTCTTACCACATTGATCGTAAACAAACTGCGTGGAACCTTCAATGTAGCAGCCGTAAAAGCACCTGGATATGGCGACAGAAGAAAAGAGATGCTCAAAGATATCGCGATCCTGACAGGCGGACAGGTGATCTCTGATGAACTGGGAATGGATCTGAAAGAGACTACGATGGATCAGTTAGGACGCGCAAAATCCGTCAAGATCCAGAAAGAGAATACCGTTATTGTGGATGGCATGGGAGACAAGAAAGAGATTGCTGACCGTGTCGCTCAGATCAAGGCTCAGATTGAAGAGACTACATCTGATTTCGATAAAGAGAAATTACAGGAAAGACTTGCAAAACTAGCAGGCGGCGTAGCGGTAATCCGTGTAGGAGCAGCAACCGAGACTGAGATGAAGGAAGCAAAAATGCGTATGGAAGATGCCCTGAATGCCACAAGAGCGGCAGTTGAAGAAGGCATTATCGCAGGAGGCGGATCTGCATATATCCACGCGGCAAAAGAAGTGGCAGCATTGGCAGATAGCCTGGAAGGCGATGAGAAGACTGGCGCGAACGTAGTATTGAAGGCGCTGGAGTCTCCGCTGTATCATATTGCTGCAAATGCCGGACTGGAAGGTTCCGTAATTATCAACAAGGTAAAAGAGTCTGATCCGGGATACGGATTCGACGCGCTGACAGAAAACTATGTTGATATGGTAGAGAGCGGAATCCTGGATCCTGCAAAGGTTACAAGAAGCGCTCTTCAAAACGCTACCAGCGTTGCATCTACACTGCTTACGACAGAGTCTGTCGTTGCCAACATTAAGGAAGAGACACCGGCAATGCCTGCAGGAGCAGGGGCTGGAATGGGCATGATGTAA
- a CDS encoding glycoside hydrolase family 2 TIM barrel-domain containing protein gives MTAQEAALSWLEDPQVYAVNRIEAHSDHFFYEEMPDTGREEKMPLRQSLDGIWYFAYASNPAMRIQEFYRREYDCHGFDCIQVPGHIQTQGYDRNQYVNVMYPWDGAEELSPPQVSSRYNPVGSYVKYFTLQENLEGKRKFLSFQGVETAFYVWLNGRFVGYSEDSFTPAEFEVTDYLEDGINKLAVEVYKRSSASWLEDQDFFRFSGIFREVYLYGVPRTHVRDLHVEAGLDDAYEGGTLAVSLELLGDADCQVQLILQDSLGRELLKKNQEGALSLAFREEGLKIQPWSAEIPRLYTLLVCLRSRKGELIEVVPQKIGFRRFELIDNVMCLNGKRILFKGINRHEFDARRGRAITREDMLWDIRFLKQHNINAVRTSHYPNQSLWYRLCDEYGIYLMDEANLESHGSWQKMGTCDPSCHVPGDLPEWRGAVLDRAKSMFQRDKNHPCILIWSCGNESYAGKNIEAMSEYFHRNDQSRLVHYEGVFWNRAYSHISDMESRMYAKPDEIEDYLKHNSQKPYISCEYMHSMGNSTGGLGLYTRLEQKYERYQGGFIWDYIDQSLLRLNEQGEEVQAYGGDYDDRPTDYEFCANGIVYATRKASPKAQEVKALYSNVKVRPDEEGFEVQNENLFLSTGGYVFVCRIMREGTCLFQKEMKEEVMPGSTRYVKMKYPGMDHPGEYVYEVSVRLEEDTAWANKGHEICFGQHVKKIEGERFYKRKSLEIINGDANIGVRGEGFSVMFSKAEGGISSLCYDGAEYITRAPRLSFWRAMTDNDRGAGFGYEAAQWMTAGLFQKTGDCIVSKADDEAGIVFEHLLPTNPATKAYTSYKVSGDGAIHIHALYKGASGLADMPAFSMDFRLKERYHKIRYYGYGPEENYADRMEGARLGVYEGTASENLSGYLIPQECAGRMGVRWMEVTDEQGNGIRFACEDAPFAQSVLPCSEYELEMATHLEELPIPHYTWVRIMGAQMGVGGDDSWGAPVHEEYRLPSDGNREFRFVIQRRQRDDA, from the coding sequence ATGACAGCGCAGGAAGCAGCACTTTCATGGCTGGAAGACCCGCAGGTCTATGCGGTAAACCGTATAGAAGCGCATTCCGACCATTTTTTCTATGAAGAGATGCCAGACACCGGCAGGGAGGAGAAGATGCCTCTTAGGCAGAGTCTGGACGGGATCTGGTATTTTGCCTATGCCAGTAATCCGGCTATGCGTATCCAAGAATTCTACAGACGGGAGTATGACTGCCACGGCTTCGATTGTATACAGGTTCCCGGACATATACAGACGCAAGGCTATGACAGGAACCAGTATGTCAATGTCATGTATCCCTGGGACGGAGCAGAGGAATTAAGCCCGCCCCAGGTATCCTCCCGCTATAATCCGGTGGGCAGTTATGTCAAATATTTTACCCTGCAGGAAAACCTGGAAGGAAAGCGGAAGTTCCTCTCCTTCCAGGGCGTGGAGACTGCGTTCTATGTCTGGCTGAATGGAAGATTCGTCGGCTACAGCGAGGACAGTTTTACGCCGGCGGAGTTTGAAGTGACCGATTATCTGGAAGACGGCATAAACAAGCTGGCCGTGGAAGTATATAAAAGAAGCAGCGCAAGCTGGCTGGAGGATCAGGATTTCTTCCGTTTTTCCGGAATTTTCCGGGAAGTATACTTATATGGGGTGCCAAGGACGCATGTAAGGGATCTGCACGTGGAGGCAGGGCTGGACGATGCGTATGAAGGAGGAACCCTGGCGGTATCCTTAGAACTTTTGGGGGATGCAGACTGCCAGGTGCAGCTGATCCTTCAGGATAGCCTGGGAAGGGAACTGCTTAAGAAGAATCAGGAAGGCGCCCTAAGTCTTGCATTTCGGGAAGAAGGATTAAAGATACAGCCCTGGAGCGCGGAGATCCCACGGCTTTACACCCTTCTTGTCTGCCTTAGAAGCAGGAAGGGAGAACTGATAGAGGTGGTCCCTCAGAAGATTGGCTTTCGCCGGTTCGAGCTGATTGACAATGTCATGTGCCTCAATGGAAAAAGAATCCTATTCAAAGGAATTAACCGTCATGAATTTGATGCCAGAAGAGGACGCGCCATTACCCGGGAGGATATGCTGTGGGATATCCGGTTCCTGAAGCAGCATAATATCAATGCCGTAAGGACATCCCATTATCCAAACCAAAGTCTGTGGTATCGCCTGTGCGATGAATACGGCATCTATCTGATGGATGAGGCCAACTTGGAAAGCCATGGCTCCTGGCAGAAGATGGGGACATGCGACCCATCCTGTCATGTGCCGGGAGACCTTCCCGAGTGGAGGGGCGCTGTCCTTGACCGGGCGAAGTCTATGTTCCAAAGGGATAAGAACCATCCTTGCATCCTGATCTGGTCCTGTGGAAACGAATCCTATGCGGGAAAGAATATAGAGGCGATGTCGGAGTATTTTCATAGGAATGACCAATCCAGGCTGGTACACTATGAGGGCGTGTTCTGGAACCGCGCATACAGCCATATCAGCGATATGGAGAGCCGGATGTATGCCAAGCCTGACGAGATCGAAGATTACCTTAAACATAACTCGCAGAAGCCCTATATCAGCTGCGAATATATGCATTCCATGGGGAATTCCACCGGAGGACTGGGGCTGTATACCCGGCTGGAGCAAAAATATGAACGGTATCAGGGCGGATTTATCTGGGATTATATCGACCAGTCCCTCTTAAGGCTGAATGAGCAGGGCGAAGAAGTGCAGGCATATGGCGGCGATTACGATGACCGGCCGACAGACTATGAATTCTGCGCAAACGGCATCGTCTACGCTACAAGAAAGGCCTCGCCCAAAGCGCAGGAAGTGAAGGCTCTGTATTCCAATGTAAAGGTCAGGCCGGATGAAGAAGGATTTGAGGTTCAAAATGAGAATCTATTCCTTTCCACCGGGGGCTATGTCTTTGTATGCAGGATCATGCGTGAGGGAACCTGCCTGTTTCAGAAGGAAATGAAAGAGGAAGTTATGCCTGGCTCCACCCGGTATGTGAAGATGAAGTATCCAGGCATGGATCATCCGGGAGAGTATGTGTATGAAGTATCTGTCCGGCTGGAAGAGGATACGGCCTGGGCAAATAAGGGGCATGAGATCTGTTTTGGGCAGCACGTCAAGAAGATCGAAGGGGAAAGATTCTATAAGAGAAAGTCTTTGGAGATTATAAACGGGGATGCGAATATCGGAGTCAGAGGCGAAGGATTCAGCGTCATGTTCTCTAAGGCGGAGGGGGGAATCTCCTCGCTGTGCTACGACGGGGCAGAGTATATCACCAGAGCCCCCAGACTCTCCTTCTGGCGCGCGATGACAGACAATGACCGAGGGGCAGGCTTCGGGTATGAAGCGGCGCAGTGGATGACGGCAGGCTTGTTCCAGAAGACTGGCGATTGTATTGTATCCAAAGCGGACGATGAGGCAGGCATAGTATTTGAGCATCTGCTTCCCACCAATCCTGCAACAAAGGCGTATACATCCTATAAGGTCAGCGGGGACGGAGCGATCCATATCCATGCTCTTTACAAGGGAGCCAGCGGACTTGCGGATATGCCTGCTTTCAGTATGGACTTTCGCCTGAAAGAAAGATATCATAAGATCAGGTATTATGGCTATGGCCCGGAGGAAAATTACGCAGACCGCATGGAAGGCGCCAGGCTTGGCGTCTATGAAGGAACGGCCAGCGAGAATCTATCCGGCTACCTGATTCCTCAGGAGTGCGCGGGCCGTATGGGAGTCCGGTGGATGGAAGTGACGGATGAGCAGGGAAACGGAATACGTTTTGCCTGCGAGGATGCGCCATTTGCGCAGAGCGTGCTCCCCTGCAGCGAATATGAACTGGAGATGGCCACCCACTTGGAGGAGCTGCCCATTCCTCATTATACCTGGGTACGCATTATGGGCGCGCAGATGGGGGTAGGAGGGGATGACAGCTGGGGCGCTCCCGTCCATGAGGAATACCGTCTGCCGTCAGATGGAAACAGGGAATTCAGATTTGTAATTCAAAGGAGGCAAAGAGATGACGCATAG
- a CDS encoding aldose epimerase family protein: MTHSFGMTSKGEEARLFTIQNGKGMEIKVSDYGAALVQVRVPDKEGRLLDVVLGYDEVQGYEAGNAFFGATIGRVANRIGNGVFQLGGRTYELTRNDGQNALHGGRDFYNKRIWKTGKTGEDYVEFLLDSPSGDQGFPGNVKISVTYTLTKDNEIKIHYRAVPDADTLINLTNHSYFNLSGHASGTVLAQEVMLDADAYARADSQSIPTGEIVPVSGTPMDFRQLKPIGAEIDEAYEALEFGKGYDHNWVLNKKGYRKAAFMRSKESGIAMEVYTDLPGLQFYTANFVDHEKGKEGAVYNMRQAACFETQYFPDAVHKDHFEGPEVKAGEIYETTTAYRFIKGE, from the coding sequence ATGACGCATAGTTTCGGAATGACATCTAAGGGAGAAGAGGCAAGACTTTTTACGATTCAGAATGGCAAGGGCATGGAGATAAAAGTATCCGATTATGGGGCTGCGCTGGTACAGGTAAGGGTTCCTGACAAGGAAGGAAGACTTCTGGATGTGGTGCTGGGTTATGATGAGGTACAAGGATATGAGGCGGGGAATGCATTTTTCGGCGCTACGATAGGAAGGGTCGCAAACCGTATTGGAAACGGAGTATTCCAGCTGGGCGGAAGAACCTATGAACTGACGCGTAACGATGGGCAGAACGCCCTCCACGGCGGCAGGGATTTTTACAATAAAAGAATATGGAAGACCGGGAAGACTGGGGAAGACTATGTGGAATTTCTGTTGGACAGTCCTTCCGGAGACCAGGGATTCCCGGGGAATGTAAAGATCAGCGTGACGTATACATTGACGAAGGACAACGAGATAAAGATTCATTACCGGGCAGTTCCGGATGCGGATACCTTGATAAATCTGACCAACCATAGTTATTTTAATCTGTCCGGCCATGCATCCGGCACCGTGCTTGCCCAGGAAGTGATGCTGGATGCGGATGCCTATGCCAGGGCAGACAGCCAGTCCATTCCTACGGGAGAGATCGTGCCGGTTAGCGGCACGCCGATGGACTTCAGGCAGTTAAAGCCTATAGGGGCAGAGATAGATGAAGCCTATGAGGCGCTGGAATTCGGCAAGGGCTATGACCATAACTGGGTACTGAACAAAAAGGGGTATCGCAAGGCGGCTTTTATGCGCTCGAAGGAGTCCGGGATTGCCATGGAGGTATACACGGACCTTCCGGGCTTGCAATTCTACACGGCTAATTTTGTGGATCATGAAAAGGGCAAGGAAGGGGCAGTCTATAACATGCGCCAGGCAGCCTGCTTTGAGACCCAGTATTTCCCGGACGCAGTGCACAAGGATCACTTTGAAGGCCCGGAAGTAAAGGCCGGGGAGATATATGAGACGACAACGGCGTATCGGTTTATCAAAGGGGAATAA
- a CDS encoding DUF6106 family protein, whose translation MSDYYTEQLVKKQAGMKDIVIKAALVAVTIVSVLIVFLFPFGIILPVLAVILDVLMFRRLNVEYEYLFVNGDLDIDKIMNKAKRKRMFSANVNDLEILAPADSIEVRQYQKAKTYNYSSGSGQAALYALVVSERGEQKKIIFEPNDTIVEGFYMMAPRKVVRK comes from the coding sequence ATGAGCGACTATTATACAGAACAGTTAGTGAAGAAGCAGGCGGGCATGAAGGACATTGTAATAAAGGCGGCGCTGGTTGCGGTGACGATCGTTTCTGTCCTGATCGTGTTTCTGTTTCCATTCGGAATTATCCTGCCGGTCCTGGCGGTTATTCTGGATGTGCTCATGTTCCGGAGGTTGAATGTGGAGTATGAGTACCTGTTTGTGAATGGGGATCTGGATATTGACAAGATTATGAATAAGGCAAAGCGCAAGCGGATGTTTTCCGCTAACGTCAATGATCTTGAGATTCTGGCACCCGCTGATTCTATCGAAGTACGCCAGTACCAGAAGGCCAAGACTTATAATTACAGTTCCGGGAGCGGACAAGCCGCCCTCTATGCGCTTGTAGTATCCGAGAGGGGCGAGCAGAAGAAGATTATATTTGAACCGAATGATACGATTGTAGAAGGATTTTATATGATGGCCCCAAGGAAGGTCGTGCGCAAGTAA
- a CDS encoding N-acetylmuramoyl-L-alanine amidase family protein, producing the protein MRKKRNYHRKLTDAQRKRKIQRNIRLGLLILLVLAVLFGILRLVKPAWFTDEYVELKGKDIDAARPDIDVELLTVNPYSRPGTESKKITGVVVHYTANPGATAMDNRNYFENLKDSHETKVSSNFVVGLEGEIVQCVPTWEEAYASNSRNIDTVSIECCHPDESGKFNDKTYQSMVELSAWLCLKFDLDENDVIRHYDVTGKDCPKYFVENEKAWERFRKDVGKQLDRLK; encoded by the coding sequence ATGAGAAAGAAGAGGAATTACCATAGAAAATTAACGGATGCGCAGCGAAAGAGAAAGATCCAGCGTAATATCCGCCTGGGGCTTCTTATATTATTAGTCCTGGCAGTCTTATTTGGAATACTGAGGCTTGTCAAGCCTGCCTGGTTTACGGACGAATATGTGGAACTGAAAGGGAAGGATATCGATGCGGCAAGGCCGGACATCGACGTGGAACTTCTGACGGTGAACCCGTATTCCAGGCCGGGAACGGAGTCGAAAAAGATTACAGGCGTTGTCGTGCACTATACCGCCAATCCCGGAGCGACAGCCATGGACAACCGGAATTATTTTGAAAACCTCAAAGACAGCCACGAGACCAAGGTGAGCAGCAACTTTGTGGTAGGCCTGGAAGGAGAGATCGTCCAGTGCGTTCCCACCTGGGAGGAGGCCTATGCGTCCAACAGCCGGAACATTGACACGGTATCCATCGAGTGCTGCCATCCGGATGAGTCTGGGAAGTTTAACGATAAGACTTATCAATCTATGGTGGAATTAAGTGCCTGGCTGTGTCTGAAGTTCGATTTGGATGAAAATGACGTGATACGCCACTATGATGTGACCGGAAAGGATTGTCCAAAGTATTTCGTGGAAAATGAGAAGGCATGGGAGCGATTCCGAAAGGACGTAGGAAAGCAGCTGGATAGACTTAAATAA
- a CDS encoding FAD-dependent oxidoreductase: MKNNYPHVFSPLSLRGMTMRNRVAMMPMGSDFAGHDGQLSDEHIKYYELRARGGTGLIIVENICVRYPEGSNGTTQLRIDKDCYIPRLFTLTEACHRHGACMGIQINHAGASAMASRIGMQPVSASNLPSKAGGDIPRPLSKEELESIAKDYGAAARRAVNAGFDLIEIHAGHSYLISQFLSPTMNNRTDEFGGCAKNRARFCRMVIDEVRKAIGPRVPISLRLSVDELVEGGNTVDDCLEYLEYLNDEVDLFDTSSGLNPSIQYQIDANYLEDGWRAYMAKAVRDKFGKPTIAIGNIRNPQVAEDILARGDADLIGMGRGLIADPDWCNKARYGDVRDIRKCISCNVGCVGNRIGGNKPLRCTINPDLINGESYQKAAVKKPCRVVVVGAGTAGLEAACTAAEVGCNVTLLEKKDSIGGLSVEISKIPAKKRLADFPAYLKHRASKLENLEILTGVDATLDVIKEQNPQLVVNATGSIPLLPPIEGLHESLKNEEACVYSILDMIDQIDSYPEDMIGKKVVVIGGGAVGLDVVEFFAPRGADTAIVEMLPMIGNGLDASSTASMKECMEKHQVRQMTNTALMKVNPHSFLVKYDGKEEELHFDYGFVCLGMKANAPIWDAIAEGFEGTDTEIINIGDSVRARRIIDGTDAGRHLVLNTLERLGYLD; this comes from the coding sequence ATGAAGAATAACTATCCACACGTTTTTTCCCCACTTTCCTTAAGGGGAATGACCATGCGAAACCGAGTTGCGATGATGCCCATGGGGAGCGATTTTGCAGGGCATGACGGCCAGTTAAGCGACGAGCATATCAAATACTATGAGTTAAGAGCCCGGGGCGGCACAGGCCTGATCATCGTAGAGAATATCTGCGTCAGATATCCAGAGGGCTCCAATGGGACTACCCAGCTGCGGATCGACAAGGACTGCTATATCCCCCGCCTGTTTACGCTCACGGAAGCCTGTCACCGTCACGGCGCATGCATGGGCATCCAGATTAACCACGCCGGCGCGTCCGCTATGGCGTCCCGCATCGGCATGCAGCCGGTCTCCGCATCCAATCTTCCTTCCAAGGCCGGCGGAGACATTCCGCGTCCCCTTTCCAAGGAAGAATTAGAAAGCATTGCCAAGGACTACGGCGCTGCCGCAAGACGCGCCGTTAACGCGGGGTTTGACCTGATCGAGATTCACGCCGGCCACTCCTACCTGATCAGCCAGTTCCTGTCGCCTACCATGAATAACCGCACCGATGAATTTGGCGGCTGTGCCAAGAACCGCGCAAGATTCTGCCGCATGGTCATTGACGAAGTAAGAAAAGCCATCGGGCCAAGAGTTCCCATCTCCCTTCGTCTCAGCGTTGATGAATTGGTGGAAGGCGGCAATACCGTGGATGACTGCCTGGAATACCTGGAATATCTCAACGATGAAGTAGATCTTTTTGATACCTCTTCCGGGCTGAATCCTTCGATCCAATACCAGATTGATGCCAACTATCTGGAAGACGGCTGGCGCGCTTATATGGCCAAGGCTGTCCGGGACAAGTTCGGCAAGCCCACGATTGCCATCGGCAATATCCGCAATCCCCAGGTTGCGGAGGATATCCTGGCAAGAGGCGATGCGGACTTGATCGGCATGGGCCGCGGACTGATCGCCGATCCTGACTGGTGCAACAAAGCCAGATACGGGGATGTAAGAGACATCCGCAAATGCATCTCCTGTAATGTCGGATGCGTAGGAAACCGTATCGGAGGCAACAAGCCCCTTAGATGCACCATCAATCCGGATCTCATCAATGGAGAATCCTATCAAAAGGCAGCCGTCAAAAAGCCTTGCCGCGTAGTCGTCGTAGGCGCAGGAACCGCTGGACTGGAAGCCGCCTGCACCGCGGCGGAGGTCGGATGCAATGTTACGCTGCTGGAAAAGAAGGATTCCATAGGAGGCCTTTCTGTAGAAATCTCCAAGATTCCTGCCAAGAAAAGGCTTGCGGACTTCCCTGCCTACTTGAAGCACCGCGCCTCCAAGCTGGAAAACCTTGAAATCCTCACCGGCGTGGATGCTACCTTGGACGTGATCAAGGAACAAAACCCTCAGCTTGTTGTCAATGCGACAGGCTCGATCCCCCTTCTTCCTCCGATTGAAGGGCTTCATGAAAGCCTTAAGAATGAGGAGGCCTGCGTATACTCTATTTTGGACATGATTGACCAGATAGACTCCTACCCCGAAGACATGATCGGCAAAAAAGTGGTCGTCATCGGCGGCGGGGCAGTCGGCCTGGATGTGGTGGAATTCTTCGCTCCCCGCGGGGCAGATACTGCCATCGTCGAGATGCTTCCGATGATCGGAAACGGGCTGGATGCCTCTTCTACCGCCAGCATGAAAGAATGTATGGAGAAGCACCAGGTCAGACAGATGACGAACACCGCGCTGATGAAAGTAAATCCTCATTCCTTCCTGGTAAAATACGATGGCAAAGAGGAAGAACTGCACTTTGATTATGGATTCGTATGCCTGGGTATGAAGGCAAACGCGCCAATCTGGGACGCGATCGCAGAAGGGTTCGAGGGTACGGATACGGAAATCATCAATATCGGCGACTCGGTCCGTGCAAGACGCATCATCGACGGAACGGACGCTGGCCGCCACCTGGTGTTGAATACGCTGGAGCGGCTTGGCTATCTGGACTAG